The Geothrix oryzae DNA window GGCGCTCATCCAGGTAGGCGGCGGCATCCGGATACCCGGCGGGATCCTCGTACTCGGCATAGGCCTGGTCCACCACCAGCACGATGTCTTCGCGCAGCTGGCGCACGAGGCGCTCCAGAGGGGCGCGCTCCAGCCGGATGCCCGTGGGGTTGTTGGGATTCCCGAGGTAGACGAGGCGCGTGTCCTCGGCGACGGAGCGCAGGATGTCATCCGCATCAAGCTCCGTGGCCGTGGCCCGGGATTCGATGACGCGGCCGCCGGCGGTCTGGGTGGCGATGCCGTAGATGGCGAAGCTGTGCTTGGGGATGACGGCGCTGCCGCCATCCAGGAAGGCGGCCTTGGCCACCATCTCCAGGATTTCGCTGCTGCCGTTGCCGAGGACCACGCGATCCACCGTCAGGCCCTTCCGGTCCGCGATGCGCTTGCGGAGGTAGTAGCCGTCGCTGACCGGGTACAGGCCCAGGCCTTCGAACTCCGAGCCGGCGATGACCGAAGCCACCCGGGCCTTCACGGCCTCCGTGGGGCCCCAGGGATTCTCGTTGGAGGCCAGCTTGACGATGGAGGTGAGACCCAGCTCGCGCTGGACCTCCTGGATGGGCTTGCCGGGCACATAGAGGGGAATGCGCGACAGGTGCTCGAACCCGGGAATGGAGGAGAGGCCCGCGCTCATCAGGCCGGCCGCTCGGAGAGGACCTTGTCCACGATGCCGTATTCCAGGGCTTCTTCGGCGCCCATGAAGAAGTCGCGGTCCATGTCCTTCATGACCTTCTTCAGCTGCTGGCCGGTGTGCTTGGCGAAGGTGGCGGCGAGGTTCTCCTTCAGGCGCTGGATCTCCTTGAAGGTGATCTCGATCTCCGTGGCCTGGCCCTGGGCGCCGCCCGAGGGCTGGTGGATCATGATGCGGGCGTTGGGCAGGGCGAAGCGCTTGCCCTTGGTGCCCGCGGCCAGCAGGTGCGCACCCATGGAGGCGCACTGGCCGATGCAGTAGGTGACGATGTCGTTCTTCACGAACTGCATGGTGTCGTAGATGGCCAGGCCGGCCGTGACGCTGCCGCCGGGGCTGTTGATGTAGATCTGGATGTCCTTGTCCGGGTCCTCGCTCTCGAGGAAGAGCATCTGGGCCACGATGGCGTTGGCGACATTGTCATCGATGGCCGTGCCCAGGAAGATGATGTTGTCCTTCAGCAGGCGCGAGTAGATGTCGTAGCTGCGCTCGCCGCGGGGCGTCTGCTCGATGACGATGGGGGGATAGTAGCTGCTGGGCATGGGCCCTCCGGCTGAAGCTTCAGGATAAAGCAAGAAGGCGCCCGCAGGCGCCTTCCGCATGGAGATCGCGCAGACGGCTACTTCTTGGCCGCGGGCTTCTTGGCCTTGGGCTTGTCCTCGGCCTTTTCCCCAGCCTTTTCCTCGGTCGCAGGTTCCTTGGCCTTGGCGGCCTTCTTGGGCTTCTCCTCGACCGGTTCCTCGACCTTCTTGGCGGCCCTCTTTTTCGGCTTGGGGGCTTCGGCCTCGTGCTCGTGATCGTGGTCACAGTCGGGGCCGTGGACATGGCCCGCGGGCGCCACGGCGGCGGGCTCGCCACCCTCCTGGTTCTCGAGGTCACCGCCCTCCAGGCCGCCGGCGTCGAAGCGGTTCACGGGAATCCCGGCCTCGCGCTTGCGCTCCAGCTCGACCAGGGCCTCGAAGGCGGCCTTGTCGAGCAGCTCTTCCGTGACGGTGGCGGTGGTGAGCAGGTGGTCGAAGATCCGGTCGGTGCGCAGGCGGCCCTTGATCTCCGTGGCGTTGCCACGGCGCTCGAGCTCGGCCTTGAAGGCGTCGAAGGGCTGCTGGATCTGGTTCTCGGCCATGAAGGTGCGGATCTCGGCGTCGATGTCGGCCTCGGGCACTTCGATGGACTCGGCGTTGCCGATGGCCTGCAGCAGGTAGCCGCTGCGGACGGCGCGCTCGGCATCGTTCAGGCGGTACTGGCGGTAGGCCTGCCAGTTCACCTTCTTGGGGTCCATGCCCTGGCGGGCGACATGCTGGGCGAACTCCTGGCAGTAGTCGTCGAGCTGCAGCCCCACCATGGAACGGGGCACCTCGAAGGGCGCGGCGTCCAGCAGGGTGTCCAGCATGGTGGCCTGCAGGCGGGCCATGGCGTCGCGCTCGGTGGCCTCCTCCAGGTCCTTCCTCACGGCGGTCTTCAGGGCCTCGAGGTTCTCGAAGTCGCCCAGGTCCTTGGCGAACTCATCGCCCACCACGGGCACTTCCTTGCGGCGGACATCCTTGACATGTACCTCGTAGGCCAGCGTCTTGCCCGCCAGGACGGTGTTGGCGTCATCGGCCGGGTGGGTCAGGGTGAAGGCCTTCTTCTCGTCGCTCTTGAGGCCCAGCAGCTGAGCGTCGAAGGGGCGGGTCGCATCGATCTCCAGCACCTGGTCCTGGTAGGTCTGGGCCTTCAGGCCCTGGGGCTTCACGCGGATGTCGCAGGTGGCGATGAGGCCCTGGGCCACGGCGCCGTCCTCCACGGGGAGGAACTTGGTGGCCCGCTGGCGGAGGCCCTCGATGTGCTCATCCAGGGTGGCTTCGTCGATGGCGCGCTTCTTCTTGGTCAGGACCAGGGACTTGTAGTCGGGAAGCTCGATGTCGGGAGCGACATCGAACTGGGCGCGGAAGACCGCATCGGCGCCTTCCTTCAGGTCCAGCTTCTCCAGGGAGGGGTGGGAGATGGGCAGGGCGCCGGCTTCCTGGGCGGCCTTCCAGAAGTGCTTCTCGACGAGCTGCTGGGCCACATCAGACTGGATCTCGCGGGCGTAGCGCTGCATCAGCACGGGCCGGGGGGCCTTGCCGGGGCGGAAGCCGGGAATGCGGACCTGCGGGGCGATCTTCGCCACCACCTCGTTGAAGACGGCGCTCACTTCGGAGGCGGGCACCGTGACTTCGACGGCTTTCCGAGTGGGGGACTGGTGGTGCAGGGTGGCGGACATGGAGGCTCCGTGATGCGGTAATGGCTTAGGAAGCATTCGGCTTTCGTGGTGACTCGGGCACATCCTGTGCCCTCGCCCTTCGGGCGGCCATCGCCTGGCGGCGATTCCGTCCTATTTGCCAGTCCTGGCAAATGGTGCGAACGGTCGGACTCGAACCGACACGGTGTGAACCGCTGGAACCTAAATCCAGTGCGTCTACCAGTTCCGCCACGCTCGCAAAAAGCCGAATTGTCAAACCGGTGGTGCGCCCAGAGCGACTCGAACGCCCGACCCTCAGGTTCGAAGCCTGATGCTCTATCCAGCTGAGCTATGGGCGCGCACCGAATCCCCTAGTCTACCTGGATCGGCCGGCCGCTTCGACCCCTGGGTTGGCTCAGGCCTCGAGGCACCAGGCATCTTCGGCCCCGTTCCGCCGGAGGGTGGCGAGGGCGGGCTCGTCCAGGCCCATGCGCCGGGCGGCCTCGGTTTCGGTTTCCAGGTCGCAGGGGATGACGCCCGGATCGTCGGTGCCCAGGGCGCAACGCACGCCGGCCTCGAGCATCCGGGGCAGAGGGTGGGGGCTCACATCGGCGGCGAGGGCCTGGTTGGAGCTGGGGCAGATGTCGACGGGGATGCGGCGGTCCGCCAGCAGTTCCAAGGTGGCGTCATCGGCCCGGATGCCGTGGACGATGCGGGCCACGCCGCCCTCCAGGATGGCCTCGCGGACATGGGATCCCGGTCCGTTCTCGCCCGCATGGGCCGCGATGCGGAGGCCCGAGGTCCGGGCCCGGTCGAAGACGGGGGCCCAGTCCCGGAAGGGGCAGCCCTCCAGGCCGCCGGTGGAGAAGCCCTTCACGAAGGGGGGGAGGTCCGGCAGCACGAGGTCGAGGACCGCGTGGCCATGTCGGGGGCCGAAGTGGTTCACGGCGTCCACCACCACGGCGCTCCGCAGGCCCCCCGAGCGGGCCTCGGCCAACCCCTCCTCCAGTCCGCGCCAGAAGGCGTCGAGGCTGATCTGGCTGCGGTGGACCACCAGGAAGTGGGGCGAGACCCAGAGGTCGAATCCCGTGCCTCCGGCCGATCGCGTGCGCCGCGCCGCGGCCAGGACAGCCTCGCGCACGGCCTCGCGGCCGTCCAGGAGCGCGGCGCCGAAGAGGAAGGCCTCGATGAAGCCCGGGAAGGGAACGGCGCCACCCGACCACAGGGCTTCCAGCGGTCCCGGCAGCGGCAGCCCGCGGCGCCCGGCTTCCGCTCGAACCCAGACGGGGTCGAGGGAGCCCTCCAGATGGGTGTGGCGGTCAACGAGAGGAAAGAGGTCGGCGGAGCTCACTCGGACATTATGCTCACCGCCCGTGATCCGGCGGGGTTCGCTACTCGTCGTAGTCGTCCATGCGCAGGTCGCCGGGATCGAAGCCTTCCCCGCGGCCGCGCTCGATGGGCACGCCGGTCTCGCTGAAGGCCTCTTCGAGGTTCTCGGCTTCAGGCTCGGCCGCGAAGTCGTCCTCGATGACATGCACGCTCTTTTCCTTCTTCACGGCGCGGGGCTTGGCGGGGGCGGCCTTCTGGTTCGCACCGCACTTGGGGCACAGCGCCTCCGGCTTTCCGAAGTCGTAGAACTTCGCCGCGCACTGGAAACATGTGAATTTCTTGCCAAGATTCGCCATTGACTCGTTCCTCGTCCGTACCCAAAGGAACAAGGTTCTACCAGAGTCAACCCCGGTTGTCATCAACCTCCTGCAGGGCAGCTAGGCCCAGGGGGCCTCTCCGAGCTTGGAGGCATCGCCTTCGCACAGGTGGTGGATGACGGTGCTGGTGAAAATCCGGTGCTGAACCTCGATTGATTCCCCGAAGCGGTCCACGAAGGTGGCCCGGCTCCGCTCCAGCTCGTCCCGGAGCAGGCGATAGAGGTTCCCCTTCACCCGGGCCTGGGCGACTTTCTCAGGAAAATACAGTTCCACATCGTCGACGAGGACCCGGGCCAGGCGCTCGGCGGCGGCCCGCGTCCTTGGATCGAGGGCCTGGGGTGGCGCGGCGCCGATGGATTCGGGCACGACCTGGGTGGGCGCGCTGGCGGAGGAGATGCCCGGCGAGGTGCCAGGCGAGGTGCCCGGCTGGGTGTGGGAGGGGTCCTCCTTCCCCGCGGCCAGGGAAGCCAGGGTGGCGGAGGCGGCCAGCACCAGCGCCCGCACGAACTCGGGATGATCGAGCCCCTGACGGAGCCCGCTGTCCACCAGCAGCAGGGCCACGGTCTTCCGCTTGTGGCGCAGGGGGAGGACGGCCATGTCCGCGGCTTCGAAAGGACTGAGGGGAGCGAGCAGGGCGGCGTATCCGGGGCCCTTCTTCCGGAGGGACCGGCCGAGGCCCTGAATGACGGATTCCAGGTCCGGCGGTGGGACCACGGCCCCGGGCTTGAGGGGCGCCCCGGCCTCGAATCCCCGGTGGGCATAGAGCGAGGCCAATCCCTGCTTGAGGACGAAGAGGGCGCTGCGCTCCACCAGCGGCACGAGGGCGTCCAGGAGGCGCTTGAGCAGGTCGCCCTGGGAAGTGGCACCTTCCACGAGGTCGAGGGCCGAGGCGAGGGACTGATCGGCGACGCCGGCCGGGTTCGCCGGGGACGGTCCGAATCCGGAACGGGAGGGCATCGCCGCACGGAGCCGGTCGAGGAGGGCCTCATCGGGGCGGAAACCGGCCACGGCGCCCTGCCAGGTGGCGATCACTTCCTCGAGCAGAACCTGGTTCTGCTGGTTCAACCAAGCCTCCAGCTCGCTCCGGAGCGCGTCGTGGGGAGGCTGGTCCGCGGGGCTGGGGTCGCTCATCGGTGGGCTCGGAAGAGGATTCGCGTTCAGGGTATCCCACTTCAGGCCCGAATCCCGTCCGCTGGCAATTACCCGAGGGAACCGATAGGATGGCCCAGGTTCCTTGGAGATGGCGGATGGCGGATCTTTCCATTGCGGTGAGGCAGGTCGAGGGCGTGTCGGTGCTCCTCCCGGCCGGGTTCATCAATGCCCATACCGTGCGGGAATTCGAGGAGGCCCTGGAGAACCTGGTCCAGAACGGCCACTACACCATCCTGCTCAACTGCAAGGACCTCAACTACATCAGCTCGGCCGGCCTGGGCGCCATCATGGGCCTCATCGAGACGGTCCGGGAGCATGACGGAGACATCCTGCTGTCCAACCTCCAGGACAATGTCTTCGCGATCTTCGACACCCTGGGGTTCACCCAGCTCTACCGGGTCTTTGGCAACGAGGATCAGGCTCTGGCGGCGGCCACGCCGGAGCGGAAGGGCTGATCGTGGCGGCCAAGATGGACCACGCCCAGTTCAAGCTCGTCATTCCGAGCCAGACCCGCTATCTGAACCTCGTGACCGGCCTGGCCAAGCGGGCCTCGCTGGTGGCCGGGCTCGACGACGCCGCTGCGGCCAAGGTGAGCATCGCCGTGGATGAGGCGGTGACCAATGTGATCCTCCACGCCTATCACGGCGAAGGCGAGCACACGGTGGAGCTGGAGCTGCGCTTCACGGAACAGGCCCTGGAGATCCACATCCTGCATTCCGGGCAGGGCATCCGCAGCGACCAGATGGTGCTGCCGGATCCCAAGGAGTACATCAAGCATCCGCGGAAGGGGGGCCTGGGACTGCTGCTCATGAGCCGCTTCATGGACGAGGTCCAGTTCAAGGCGGACGAGGCCTCCGGCCGGAACGAGTGCTGCCTGATCAAGAAGATCAGCTGAACCGCACGGTTCATCCGCCATGCCGACCAACCCCTTCGACCGCCTCCGCCAGCTGGCGCTGAAGACCCCGGAGGGGGCGCAGGAGCTGCTTCCGCTCATCGACTTCCTGGAGACCTTCCCGGAGCAGGGGACGGAGGAGGATCTGGTCCACCTGGTGGGCATCACGGCCATGGGCATCGCCAAGGCGGGCCAGGGCGGCCTCTGGGATGGCGGGCGGTGGCTCTTCCTGCGGGGCTCGGCGCCGGCCTTCCCCACCCATCCCGGCGAGGGCTGGCAGGTGCTGCCCTGGCGGTACGGGGACGAGACCTACGGCCACCTGGTGCTGAAGACCGGCGACCTGCCGGGCGCGGTGCCCCTGCTGCTGTCCATCTCGGCCCCCCTGCTGGCCTGGCGCCGGGCCGAGGCCGTGCGGAGCACCCAGAACCAGGCCCTGGCCCTGCAGCTCTCCCGCCTCAACACCGTGTTCGAGCTCACCCGCAACCTGGGCGAGGTGGAGACCCGGCACGACCTGGTGCGACTCATGGCCAACACGCTCATGGGCGAGTTCCGGATCATGCGGCTCCTGGTGGTGGATGCCCAGGGGGTGGTGCTGCACGCGAAAGGGCTGGGCCAGGTGCCGGAAGCGCTCGAAGGCGACCGCCTGCATGAGCTGGTGGAGGCGAAGGGACTGGTGCACGCGGTGGAGCTGCTGGACCAGAACCACAGCCACGGCTTCGCCTACGCCGCCGATCCGGCGGTGGGGAAGCTGTCCGACGATGACGAGGTGTTCCTCCACACCCTGCTGAACCTGACCTCCTCTCAGCTGTCGAGCCTGGAGCTGCGGGAGGCGCGCATCCAGGCCGGGCGCATGGAGAAGGACCTGGATCTCGCCCGGGACATCCAGCGCAGCCTGCTCCCCAAGGAGCTGCCCGAGCCGGACGGCTGGCAGTGCGCCGCCGCGAACCTGCCCTACCAGGCCGTGGGCGGCGACCTCTACGACCTGTGGATGGCGCGGGACGAGGAGCTGGGCGACCGGCTCCACATCGCCGTGGGCGACATCTCCGGCAAGGGCCTGCCCGCCTCCATGATGATGACCCAGCTCTCCGCCTTCCTGAGGGCCATGGGCGATGCCCGGGTGGAGCATTGGGGCCGGCTGGCGGAACGCCTGAACCGCCGCATGAACGATGTGCGGGACGGCAACCGCTACACGACCCTCTTCGCCGCCAGCCTCAACCCCCAGACCGGCGACCTCCGCTTCGTGAACGGGGGCCACAACCCGCCGCTGCTGGTGCGGGCCGGCGGCGAGGTCGTGCGGCTCTCCCCCACGGGCCCCATGGTGGGCCTGCTGCCG harbors:
- the hisC gene encoding histidinol-phosphate transaminase, giving the protein MSAGLSSIPGFEHLSRIPLYVPGKPIQEVQRELGLTSIVKLASNENPWGPTEAVKARVASVIAGSEFEGLGLYPVSDGYYLRKRIADRKGLTVDRVVLGNGSSEILEMVAKAAFLDGGSAVIPKHSFAIYGIATQTAGGRVIESRATATELDADDILRSVAEDTRLVYLGNPNNPTGIRLERAPLERLVRQLREDIVLVVDQAYAEYEDPAGYPDAAAYLDERPNLLVLHTFSKIHALAAMRIGYGLGSKELMGFLERVRSPFNTNHLAQAAAEVAVQDLAFEAFSRQKNTEARAAFVLEAAKHRCQLSGTSGNFILMETAFPAADLFKELLQRGVIVRPMQGYGLPNHIRVTFGKPEEMQAFWTAAAPLLDGGC
- the clpP gene encoding ATP-dependent Clp endopeptidase proteolytic subunit ClpP — encoded protein: MPSSYYPPIVIEQTPRGERSYDIYSRLLKDNIIFLGTAIDDNVANAIVAQMLFLESEDPDKDIQIYINSPGGSVTAGLAIYDTMQFVKNDIVTYCIGQCASMGAHLLAAGTKGKRFALPNARIMIHQPSGGAQGQATEIEITFKEIQRLKENLAATFAKHTGQQLKKVMKDMDRDFFMGAEEALEYGIVDKVLSERPA
- the tig gene encoding trigger factor, coding for MSATLHHQSPTRKAVEVTVPASEVSAVFNEVVAKIAPQVRIPGFRPGKAPRPVLMQRYAREIQSDVAQQLVEKHFWKAAQEAGALPISHPSLEKLDLKEGADAVFRAQFDVAPDIELPDYKSLVLTKKKRAIDEATLDEHIEGLRQRATKFLPVEDGAVAQGLIATCDIRVKPQGLKAQTYQDQVLEIDATRPFDAQLLGLKSDEKKAFTLTHPADDANTVLAGKTLAYEVHVKDVRRKEVPVVGDEFAKDLGDFENLEALKTAVRKDLEEATERDAMARLQATMLDTLLDAAPFEVPRSMVGLQLDDYCQEFAQHVARQGMDPKKVNWQAYRQYRLNDAERAVRSGYLLQAIGNAESIEVPEADIDAEIRTFMAENQIQQPFDAFKAELERRGNATEIKGRLRTDRIFDHLLTTATVTEELLDKAAFEALVELERKREAGIPVNRFDAGGLEGGDLENQEGGEPAAVAPAGHVHGPDCDHDHEHEAEAPKPKKRAAKKVEEPVEEKPKKAAKAKEPATEEKAGEKAEDKPKAKKPAAKK
- a CDS encoding adenosine deaminase family protein → MSSADLFPLVDRHTHLEGSLDPVWVRAEAGRRGLPLPGPLEALWSGGAVPFPGFIEAFLFGAALLDGREAVREAVLAAARRTRSAGGTGFDLWVSPHFLVVHRSQISLDAFWRGLEEGLAEARSGGLRSAVVVDAVNHFGPRHGHAVLDLVLPDLPPFVKGFSTGGLEGCPFRDWAPVFDRARTSGLRIAAHAGENGPGSHVREAILEGGVARIVHGIRADDATLELLADRRIPVDICPSSNQALAADVSPHPLPRMLEAGVRCALGTDDPGVIPCDLETETEAARRMGLDEPALATLRRNGAEDAWCLEA
- a CDS encoding FYDLN acid domain-containing protein, translated to MANLGKKFTCFQCAAKFYDFGKPEALCPKCGANQKAAPAKPRAVKKEKSVHVIEDDFAAEPEAENLEEAFSETGVPIERGRGEGFDPGDLRMDDYDE
- a CDS encoding STAS domain-containing protein; the encoded protein is MADLSIAVRQVEGVSVLLPAGFINAHTVREFEEALENLVQNGHYTILLNCKDLNYISSAGLGAIMGLIETVREHDGDILLSNLQDNVFAIFDTLGFTQLYRVFGNEDQALAAATPERKG
- a CDS encoding ATP-binding protein; the protein is MAAKMDHAQFKLVIPSQTRYLNLVTGLAKRASLVAGLDDAAAAKVSIAVDEAVTNVILHAYHGEGEHTVELELRFTEQALEIHILHSGQGIRSDQMVLPDPKEYIKHPRKGGLGLLLMSRFMDEVQFKADEASGRNECCLIKKIS
- a CDS encoding PP2C family protein-serine/threonine phosphatase; translated protein: MPTNPFDRLRQLALKTPEGAQELLPLIDFLETFPEQGTEEDLVHLVGITAMGIAKAGQGGLWDGGRWLFLRGSAPAFPTHPGEGWQVLPWRYGDETYGHLVLKTGDLPGAVPLLLSISAPLLAWRRAEAVRSTQNQALALQLSRLNTVFELTRNLGEVETRHDLVRLMANTLMGEFRIMRLLVVDAQGVVLHAKGLGQVPEALEGDRLHELVEAKGLVHAVELLDQNHSHGFAYAADPAVGKLSDDDEVFLHTLLNLTSSQLSSLELREARIQAGRMEKDLDLARDIQRSLLPKELPEPDGWQCAAANLPYQAVGGDLYDLWMARDEELGDRLHIAVGDISGKGLPASMMMTQLSAFLRAMGDARVEHWGRLAERLNRRMNDVRDGNRYTTLFAASLNPQTGDLRFVNGGHNPPLLVRAGGEVVRLSPTGPMVGLLPGVKFAEGRAAMGLGDVLVAFTDGLVEAENAAGEELSDGPLAEVVLRRPHAGADELFEALLVEAFQHLGEGRFRDDVTLVVVKRMGA